In Cheilinus undulatus linkage group 14, ASM1832078v1, whole genome shotgun sequence, the genomic stretch AGTCCACTGTGATGGCTTGTGAGACTTTTGGAAATGagtcacatctttttttttagctcttgTAAAATTCAGCACCTCTTTATTGAAGTCATAATTAGTGACAGCAAGAAGCTTCTCATTGACTCGCATGTATCCACCTGTTTACCTGCATTACTTAACCGGTTTTCATTCAAAGATAATTTGGGAAACAAGCTGCTAATTGTATTTGCATTATTCTGCTTTATGGCAGAGTTAGAAGATGCATACCAGTCTCATATTTGCTTCTTAAATAAGAAGCAACAGCTAGCAGACGGTTAGCTTTGGCTAGGAAACAAGAAACAACTAGCAAGGCTTCAACCAGCTGCAGCAAAATCTGTTGCCTGCTGATGTTGAGTGCTTACAAGTCCCAGGAACAACTATACTTCCTTGAGCTAGATCTCAGGTTTTTGTCTGTTCCTCCGAAGAGATATTTCACTCCAAGTTTCAAGTTCTCTTGGAATCAAACCGTATtattttcgtcgactaaaactatgacaaaaaatgtgtcttCTCTATGGAAAAAAGATAGTTGATAAAACTCTTGTGAAAATTaagttgagtttttgtcaaggagacttaggctggccacacacttaACAATTTTAAGCCAGATTTACCTTTTGACAATTATGGGGGCTTGTCACAAACAATTATTTGTTTGGATAATTCTCAAGCGTGTGGTAtcaacatgattattttaatgCTCCAAATTGGATCTTAGCCTCACGGACCTTAATTCAAagatatcaaacacatttgctATTTATAATTCCAGGTTGTAATGTCTATGAGGGAATACCCACAACAATTAATAAGAGGGGGCAGAGTGGAACGTGTCACCAgctacacacaaacataaaccaAACTGTGccttcattccagccaggatttcattcatattcttttccttgttttattatttttggtgCAACGTAAACAATTATTTAAGATATGAAAATTGCCtcgtgtgtggccagcctaagacaagactaaaatgttagtggaagcttttttttaaattatctaATCTATTTACCAAACTCTAAAAGGTATTCTAAGGGTTCTATGCTGGTCAGGCTAAGAAAATCTAAAGAagtaagtagaaaaaaaattcaagcccACAAAAGCTCTGTTGTCAGCAGGACAGAGTGAGAAATATCAATGAAACAGCTGTATAAAGATGTACGGGAGTCTGTGTCAGTatgtgtgagagagggagacagagagagagtgaaagagcGGAGGAATCCCTCTTTTGTCCGGTTGAAGCGTGAAGTCTCCTGGGAGGCTTTCAAATCCTCTCAggaatgtgtgagtgtgtgtaagTGCCAATTTCTTAGAAATTGTGTGTGTAGGGGGATCGGCCTGTCACCACATTCATACAAGGAATGcaaatatttgtgtgtgttctcctgtgtatgtgcatgtgtgtttcagTTTTTGGGTGTAGTATAACTGTTACCATAGCGACTGATATCCTCTGGTGTTTTCTGTATCACCTGACAGCTGTAGTCGACGGCTTTTTTCCAACTAAATagattctttctttctttctttctttctttctttctttctttctttctttcttttatccTTCCTTCCGCCCTcgcttccttccttcctttttatTCCACCCTTATTCtttgtttgtctctttgtttactttCTTACCCCTTACTTATTttcttacttacttactttctCCCTCCTTGATCTTTTAATAAGATATTTAATTTGggttttttatgcctttatttctagataggaggacagtagatagagccAAAGAGTGTAGGAAAGAGACATGCGGAAAAGGAACTGCAGCTCAGtcttgaacctgggctgcctggGTACATAGGGCACGACCTAACTGCCAGGCTATCTGCACCCCTCATTGATCTTATAGTTCTTTTCATCTCTTATTATTTCACTGTTGTTCTGTTCGTTCCTTCTTCTTTCATTCCTTCTTCCTTCGTTtgttccttctttccttcctctcATTAAATCTTTTTGTTCCTTTGTACCTTAATATTTCTGTTTCTAACTCTTTGACTTTATTCCTTCCTTCTTCAAATGTTGAagcttttttgtccctttattctctatttctttatttttccttccTCCCTTCATCTCCACCCctgctctttctttcttcttccatTTTTTCATCTGTGTCTCAGTTTTCCctctttcctttcttctttccttccttcctttttatTCCTTgatccttttttgtctttttgtcccTCCACCTGTGTCTTATCCTCTGtccttcatttctttcttttactcATAGTCAAACCTCCCCATCTCTCCCCCTCTTTTTCCTTAGTCAGTACCCTTGTTAAGTAGTTTAAATGCCAGCCTTCAGGTCAGATTTCGTCAGCTGCTCTcattaatgtgtttatttaacaTGAACTCGGCTCATCCTCTGGTGGCCTTGAATGTGAGTCCTCTTCTTGTTTGTGGGTGTGTTGGTATGTAgatctgcatttaaaaatagAACTTACAGTTACACATTACCTTGCTTGTCAGTGTAACAGAAGTATTTTCTGTCCATTTGGCCCCTAATGAGATTCCTATCTGAGGTTATCAGAGCTAAAGTCACTTTCCACCAGGAAGACTTAAATAGTTGAATCCTGTGGGCCTTTGAAGTCATTGCTGACCTCATTTCCTGtggggaataaaaaaaaaaacaaaaaaacgaaaCGGAAACCAGTTGAGTCAAAACTAAACAATGCTCAAACAACCACAGCACACTGGAGGAACGAGACACATGAGAATGTCGTTAAAGCTGGTAGAATGCACCGAAAAGTCTCAACAATACATATTATTTTACATGGCCTCTTTGAAGAAAGCTAATAAAATGAATGGGATGGTCAGCCAACATTCACATGTGGTACTTGGAAGAATCAGCAGGATAACCACTCACATTTTGAGCTGCCAGTAGTTGAAAGAGTTTTCATATTGATTTCAGGAGGACTACGTAGTTGGTAAGGAAAATATGGTTCCTTATACCTTACATCTCTTTTACCTCACTggatttgaaaatgaaattttacCTGGTGTTAACAGTTTTTAGATTATATATATCAGTGCCATTAGGTGCTAGCTTTctgttgatttgttttcttcacAGGATGGTGATGGAGGAGGGGggtcagagagacagaggaagggGGAATCCAGTGATAACAGAAGGAGATGGGAAACAAATCTTAACAGAACTTGGTGAGTGACATTTATAGAAAAGTTTTACACTTTTGGTCTAATATaatctgaaaacagaaataaatatcCAGATGCTGTAGTCTTtacttaaaaccatttttcatACAAGCTACACACTGCTCTAACTCTTATGGCATTGGCTAAGTTTATGCATCATTCCCATTCATAAGTAGTCCCATTTTCTAAGTGGTTGTGGTTTAAGATTGATGAGAATGTCATGAGCTGAGAAATTAGACATAATGACTTATCAGAGTTAATagatgtcctttttttttttttttttttttgcagcggaTCAAAACTTCGACGCCATTTGTCTCTCTACATATCGAACAGCATGCAAGCTCAGATTCATCCAGAAGAGATGCAACTGTAAgtcagtgctgttctttttctgttctcctctttttttcaaaCAGCTTTAAGGTTTCATTTTGGCTCTAGCTGCAGTCTGAACAACACTGTCAAGTATCATTTCATAATTAGAATTAATATTAAACTCAAATTAAAGAATTCCCTTTTCTGCTCCTTTCAGACagtgaaaaacatgtttataacACTACAGCAAAGACAGAAATGTATCGCTGTCTGGTTATTAATACAAccacaaacagagcaacagaTACCAAAACTTGGGCGTTTCAGAAAATCTAACAACTTTTCGCTTATAACATTCAGCtgggtgtttgattttaaaaaatcaagctGTACTAACTAGGGGTGTAACCGAGAACCGTCACAGTTCTTTGCATGTAGTCCCATGACAAATACGTCTGAATTCttggtctgaatggagaaaaatggcaatCACAGTCACCAGTCTAGATGGCAGTAATGCTCATAACTGTTTGCTAACTGCGTCTTAACAACcagtgaagaagaggaagaaacaggcaaaacaaaacacacaaagaagaaaacttAAATATGGGTGCAGTAGCAGAAGAGTGGCGAGACCAGTGGCTTCTTTCTCTTACCAACTTCTCAGCAGTATTTTGAAAAAGCTTCTGGATGTAAAAGCAGAGAGGATGcttatacattttaaaggccTTACACAGATATACAGATGTATTGACCAGTGTGTAGTGTGTATTTTAGGCGCTCTGCTTTGTTACCAAGTACCATCgtgtgtttacatgagctagTTTGCAGTCCTTCACTGACGAACAAGAGTCATGGTTTTGCACAAGTAAAAGCTCTCGATCCAGTGTCTTCTGCCTCTGTATATTCACATACAACCTTTAATATACTGTTTGATAACAACTATGTGGCAGTGTCACAGCACACTAcataaaacatatatatatatttatttatatataaatatatatatatttatatatttatatatttatatgtatatatttatatataaatatacttTAGAAAGGTTTTAAGACacacatttcattttatcaattttatctttttcagttttttcctctttttttcatgtGTAATCCACCACAGGCTGTACTAACTATCTCAGGTAGTTTTTAATATTAACAGATGGATCAAACTGTAAGCAACACTACTGTCAGCCTAAAAGTAAGAAATGAGAGAAACCTAGTATTGGGCCTATACATTCGGGACTTATTGTTCCTTTTTCACTGATGAACCAAACCCATACTGAGCTGTGATCTTTGTGAATCATTGAACCCCTAGTTCTTACTAAATCTAGGATGTACTACTTTCCAAACAACTGCCGTTGATGGTTAGTCACAATAACAACATGTTGTGAGACACATATATTTTCTAATGCCCTTCACAAAGTTCTACTCATACTCATAGTAGAtcccccaggaataaggtggataaaaatgtaaaacaaacataagCTTCCATTTAATCTCTTGGTGTGAAGTTTTCCTGAACTTCTTTCTTTCATTCCAGTGCACTTGGTCGACATATACAATGTGATCGAGGCGGTGCGGGATGCTGGTCTGAACGCTGTGGAGCTGCATGCTGGCATCTCTATGATCAGACTGGAGAACCTGGTGTCCTCTCTGTTCAACCAGCTCAGCAAGCGACTGCCCACCACTCACGTCATCAATGCCAGAGAGAGCACCGTCCTATTAGTCCAGTTCTTACTGGCTGCTATTGACAGGTAACCTGGTTGTTTTTTCTAGACACCTGTTGTTTTTATATGAAATGCATAGCCACCCTTGATAATTACACATGTGGTTTACTGTAAAAGTAGGGGTGACATGTGCAGTTTCATGTGgtctttgtgttattttttttctgtgtcagTGAACCTGACAGCCGTCTGACAGTGCTCTCTGTAAAGGCAATGCTGGCCACACTGTGTGGAGGGAAACTGGTTGATAAACTCCGCTGTGAGTACTGGTTactatcatcatcataattGGAAATGACTGTTTTCTGATGTAGAGTCTAGGTGTTTTGACAGAAATGGAATTATTCAAAgtattggatggatggattcaatTGAAACTGGGAAATTGTGCTATGGCTGAAAGTTCTCGAGCAAGTAAAACAGGTGATAACACAAACaaatatggagaaaaagaaatgtatacatatatacatgCTGAAATTTAGATTAATAAGGGCACAAAGTAAATCAAgataaaaatggtaaatataAAAATCTTCAAACACTAGTTCTATTCAAAGTTAAgtctaaacacaaatgtaatcATACTTTGCCTGGATTTCGAGAagtaaatgtgcaaaaaatgtgaaaaacacaaCTGTAGATGTTACGGGAAATGGTGAATTGTATTTACATCTTGTTGAATTAGGGTCATGGATTCTGGTAAGGTGGTACATCCAATGACTATCTTAGATcaacatttacagtaaatatcatGAGTGGACACCTTTGAATAGTTCACAGGCAAAGCTGAATAATCAATAAAGTAAGACAAAACACGTATCAgttcaacattaaaaacaacaaaataatacaGATTGAAAATAGGACTTGATACTGTCTACCAACTATTCAGTTACCACTGAAAAAGAATTGTTGGATTTTGCCTGCTTTTATGGTTTTAATGGCTACATGACAATGGAAATCAAGAGTCTATTAAAGTGTTATTATAAGCTTGCCATTATCATAATTGGGCAAAACATCTCAGCACAAGACATTTAACTAGAAATGATTCCCAATTTTGGGGGCCTTTTATTCATTACAGTTTGCAGGGGTCTCGCAGTCTCAGTGTGAATGTATGGAGGCATAAATGTCACGTATGTGCCACCTGGTGGAAAATGAAGGTCAATGCTGCTATTTGCTCACATCCATTTTGCCTACCTTTTTTCATTAACGCTGTATGAATGAGAGTTCAAGATAGTGTTCAGTCTCACTATAAAGACTTGAAAATTGTTTGGCCCTCATTGATAATTAGTGAGGAATAAAAAGATTAGCCTTTTTCAATGATTACATGCTTTCCTGATTATATGTGTTTTCCTGTAGATGTATTTTCTCAGGTATCTGACTCACACGGCGCTTTGGTACAGTCCAAGTTTGATGGATTTCTGAGAGAGGCTCTAAAGCTGCCCACTGCTGTACATGAAGGACCGTCCTTTGGCTACACTCACACTTTAGCACGCTCATGCTTCCCACAACAGGTACACTCACACACCAAACGAATAGATTTATTGCCTACTGAgtttttttataaactgtagTTCTGTATAACCTCATTTCACTGCTCAGGGTTGAAGTATGAACctaattttaagttttcatttcCAGACTTACTGAGACTTATCTTTGTCCCTGAAgagttttgtcttttgtttttgtcgTTGATGTAGAAGAGGGTGATGCTCAACATGTTCCTGGACATCATCGCTGACCCTCCACAGTGTCTCGTCTGGCTGCCTCTAATGCATCGCATGGCTAATGTGGAGCATGGTACTTGCACACAGACACCCACGTACACAACACAGATGTGCACAGATTTTTCAAGAAACACATTTGATGAGCTGTATTTGCATCACTGTAAATTGCTAGAAACATTTCTCATAGTTAAacatgtttgaccttttagtttCCAAAATCTTgttaatttttcccttttttctctatttgatatttttaattagtGACATTTCTGGGATACTTTTTATTAAGCCCAAGCAAGCTAGCTCAGTTTGTGGTAATGGAGACTTTCTTATTGTATGTTGATGTTGTAGTCATGCCTTCCCTTTGCATGTGGGTAATACGATTGGTTTTAGATGCACTGCCACTCTTACTTGTAATCTTTCTTATTGGAATAAATGATAAATCTGATGACAGTTTAAGAGTGTGAAATTGcaaataatttcagaaaaatattaaattaaaatttaaattaatttcaaatatgtattaaaagagcaaataaaaagataatcttacacaaaataaacaagacAGGGCATTACAAGAGTGTCAAATGCAATACTTTGGTTTACATATCTTATTTAGTAACACCCCTTCTCCATTAGTCAGTGACTGTTAATCATCCAGCTTCCTTAAAGAATAATCCAGAAAATATCTTTTGTGTTATCCAAATCTATACCAGTCTTTGTTTACACAAAGACTAAAGCACTGGCACATTCTTATCTACAAGGCTATTTTTGGCCTTCTTCCCTCCTAGCTTCAGACTTAAATCAGTCAGTGGAGTAGGGGAACTTGTAATCTTTGTTCCCAGGATCGTTTCTTGCTGTCCGTCCCAaaggtcagaactgaactggaaaaaagacatttaaatttgctgctccctctgcctggaatggtttacaaaaaagaTTTGAAACTCAATGAACTGATCTCATTGGGtgcttttaaaagaaatttgaaAGACTTGAAGGTGGACATATCTGGCTGCAGTTGCTTTGATGAATCCACAAATATGGCTGATTCTGgtaaatatttgctgctttgattGTTACCGTGTGCCTTCTAATGCGAATGGACTACATATCTTGGATTATGTTATCTGTGTATGACTGCTTTTTGTTTGTCTGGGACTCTGTtcgctgctgctgtcttggccaggacactcttgaaaaagagatttttaatctcaatgtggtttttcctggttaaacgaaagttaaatatatatatatatatatatatatatatatatatatatatatatatatatgtatgtatgtgctAGTAAGCCAGCCTTAGGGCACCATCTCGTGGCGAGGAGGATTTCCACAATCGATGTTGTTCTCTGGATGTCTCTGCAAATGACCGATGGCATGTGAAAATAattggttgaaaaaaataacaaagtccacaccttttgGGCATAGTGTAGGATTGATGTGGTGAGTAGGGCAGCTTAGTGAGCACTCTGGACAGATAGTAGGGTTGCCAAAAGCCCCAGGTCATGCTGTGgctgtcccaagggcctgaaaaccactggcAGTCTCAAAGTGTTGAtatgtgtcaagcttgactctggcacATATCTtgccagagtcaagctcgacacatATCGGCAGACGTGTGTCTGCTTGTCTGCTTGgaagccaaggtcaagcttgactgTACTTTTTTTCACCCAATGGGGGACGCTTTGACCCTGCtagtggttttcaggcccttgggacaacATTTTGATCACACTTCGATCTTCATCAGGTCCGATTGTGAGTGTGATTGACTTTTGTGACTTGGAGTAAGTGTGCAGGCATTACCTTTCGTTTCTTATGATTTTTTAGGAAGCCTTGCACCTGGGTGATGTGCTTGTACTTCCTTTCTCTTTAAGtggttattttaaacattggtaAAGGTATCAGCCCTCATTTTCAGGATAGGTACCTCTCATTGATGAGAGATTTTGTGATTTACCACACTTATACTGATAATAGTTTCTGTGTTGCTCAGTGTATATCTGCATCTCGTATCAACAGTTCCACATATGAGCCTCTACAGCTTTCATTGTCATgttctgtctctcttctctcaCAGTCCATCATCCCGTCACATGCTCATACTGTCGTGGCAACGGAATGACTGGCTTCCGCTACCGCTGCCTCCGTTGCCGTGGTTACCAGCTCTGCCAGGACTGCTTTTGGCGCGGTAATGCCAGCGGCTCTCACAGCAGTCAGCATCAGATGAAGGAGCACTCATCATGGGTGAGTCGATGTGGGAATTCACACGTGTGTGTGCTCATGTACCACCATTATTGTGTGGAtcgttttgattttttttatacatttagaGTGGGGAACCTGGAAAATGAAGTACAAGTTGAGTAGACTTCTTTCTGGTCTGTTTGCTTGTAAAGACTTGTTTATTGGGTCAAGGAGTCAACATCTGGTTTAAAACAGGGTACAcagtaaaaaatgagtttaaaaacacagcagatcATCACGGCACTACACCAACTTCCATCCATCCCTTGATATAAGACAAGAAGTCAAACACAGTTGTATATCTGATCAGGATTAGTCAACTATTTGATAAATATGTTGTACTGATTTCCAAAACGGAGTGAAATAAGGTGTACACATTTTCCGTTGTATTTGAAAAGCTTGTCTGAAGGAGTAATGTTTTCAATGGAGATATTATGCATTAATAGATGGAAACATAGCTGTTGTATTATTCATCATCACCCAGGCTTGGCATAATTTGGCTTATTAATGTTTCAGTCTCTGAGATAAATCTCTTCACTGGTGCAGCTCCTGTCGGCCTGACAGAATCTCCTCATCCTACTAATCCTCTGCAGACATTTACATATTTCATACATGAGTCAGTTTTGCTATCTGTTTTATTCTCAGTTTATCTGTTTCATATCAGTTCTACAGCACAAATTCTTTACTTTTACACCAAGAAAATTAAGTTGTCTCTTCAGTGAACTTTGACAAGCTACAAGCTGCACTGATCAGAAAAATGAAATCCAACACCAGAACTTGAAGGTAATCCTCTGATCTTTTAATCTCTTGGCTTTGAAGAGCTTTAATTTTCTACAAATATGACATTTGGAATTTATTTACAACaagataaaaatattcagtAGGGAGTAACCTACAAGTCAGATGTGGTTATTATCTTTGCTCTCATCATCTACTCTAATCACTTAaactgtttgtctgtctgtgcaTAGTTTGAATCTCTTTTGGCAGTTATCAGCATAACAGCTGCCCTTCCCTCAGTCAGTAAAAAGTTCTGTGTACATTATATGAACTGATTCAAATTTTGCAGGTATTTAAAGTACATATACACTTGCattatatacagtgcctataaaaagtatttaacccttttgttgattttacaGTTCATTCATGGTGAATTTAATGGTGCTTTATTTgaccaaagaaaaataaagaaaaaactttttctctttaatttcaaagtgatATTAGATTTCACAAAATGATGCCAATTAAATAAGAATATGTAAGTGGAATAAgggattgcataaatattcaccccctttaaagtgactgacctaattcaacagaggtccagccaattgatgCTAGTATTCTCGCAGTTactgaaatgaggatcacctgagtgcaatgaatgtgtctcaagtgactgtagcataaagacacctgtgtctggaaggtccagtcactggttaatcagtattcctggctgccattacaccatgaagacaaaagaaaaccccaagcaactcagagaaaaggttagtgaaaagtacaagtcagggaatggatcaaaaaaacattgcaaaggcactgaacatcccccagcaTTCAGTTgaatctatcatcaagaaatgtaaggaatattgggcatgtaaatctgcccagattaggccgtcctcacagacttttttttttttttccagcaagacattGGCACAAAGGATACAGTaaaagttacacagaaatggtta encodes the following:
- the dtnba gene encoding dystrobrevin, beta a isoform X5, with protein sequence MVMEEGGQRDRGRGNPVITEGDGKQILTELADQNFDAICLSTYRTACKLRFIQKRCNLHLVDIYNVIEAVRDAGLNAVELHAGISMIRLENLVSSLFNQLSKRLPTTHVINARESTVLLVQFLLAAIDSEPDSRLTVLSVKAMLATLCGGKLVDKLRYVFSQVSDSHGALVQSKFDGFLREALKLPTAVHEGPSFGYTHTLARSCFPQQKRVMLNMFLDIIADPPQCLVWLPLMHRMANVEHVHHPVTCSYCRGNGMTGFRYRCLRCRGYQLCQDCFWRGNASGSHSSQHQMKEHSSWKSPATKLGRALSRTLGCVSSREAPHPIYPEEPVRTLNLANIVPTRPLENTSEAMLLSTSAPESSKSLAAAQRMNEEHALIAAYVNRLQSSPSSVDSPSRQDEEHKLIARYTSRLAETDSTGVIPNRSINFDVNKQKRELIAQLECKNREILAEIKRLRAQHDAACQASPEKGSTNPTLLAELRLLSCREPLGRGKRTACSSGAAVPSPRSGLMGII